The window AATTAATAACTTGATAAAGAAAGAAGAAGAGAGACTAAAGAAGATAAGGAGAGAGATCGAGAAAGAAATCAAGGAAGTAGAAGAAAGTATAGGGTTCTCCAGAGAGCCCTTGTACACAATGAGAGAATTAATGGATGAATATGAATATATAATTGATATACCAAAAGCAGACTTACAGAGTCTAAAAGTTGATGTAGTTAAAGATATGATGAGAGTAGAGTGTATGACCAAATCTGGTGGAAGATACTTTCTGAGGATAAGATTACCACCAGACATTGACCCAGGTACAGCTAACATAAGAAGAGAAAAATGGCTTATTATAGTTACTTTGAAAAAGCATAGATAATTTTCATACTCTTAATAATACTTAGAAAGATTTTTATAAACTGTGTTAAAATAGGATAAACAGTGAGCTGGTTTTGAGTGAAGGAGCTGGAAGATTTTCTAAAGACGTAGAGACTAGAAAGGTACAAAGATTAGGTTCATCTTCACTCTTTATAACTTTACCCAAGAAGTGGATCAATAAATGGGGAGTAAAACCTGGTGATAAAATTATTATAGAAATTTCCGAGGATGGAGGTCTCAGACTCGTTGCGGAAAAGGTGAAAAATACCTACACTAAAAAGAGCATTAAAATTGACGTGGATAATTATAAACAAAGTATAGTAAACGCCATACCCTCTCTCTACATTTTGGGATATGACGAAATGTTATTTACGACTAAGAAAAACCTAGATCCAAAAGAGATTGAAAATGTAATTACTTTGTCTAAGAATCTAGTAGGAATTGAAGTCGCAGAGAACAATAATAACCTAATAAGATTAGATTGCTTACTTGATACTGAAAAACTTGGTTTAGAGACATTACTTAGAAGAATATTAAATATTATTTCTAAGAAAGTAGATGAAATAATTGAATATTTAAGAGTGCAACAGAGCACAGAGGTTCAACAAACATTAGAAGATTTAAGAAGAGTATACCTCATGCTACTGAGAAGAAGTATAGGGAATAAATATATGGCAGAAAGGGATAAAGTAAGGAACTTCATAATAGCAATCAATTCTACAATAATGATGAGAGTCTACAGAATTATATCCAAATTGCATGATGAAATCAAACATAACCAGATTTCACTTCCACAAGAACAAGCTAAAACTTTAATTGATATGTTCAGGGAGACTAATGATCTTTTTGACGAGATCATTATG is drawn from Sulfolobus acidocaldarius SUSAZ and contains these coding sequences:
- a CDS encoding AbrB family transcriptional regulator, whose amino-acid sequence is MSEGAGRFSKDVETRKVQRLGSSSLFITLPKKWINKWGVKPGDKIIIEISEDGGLRLVAEKVKNTYTKKSIKIDVDNYKQSIVNAIPSLYILGYDEMLFTTKKNLDPKEIENVITLSKNLVGIEVAENNNNLIRLDCLLDTEKLGLETLLRRILNIISKKVDEIIEYLRVQQSTEVQQTLEDLRRVYLMLLRRSIGNKYMAERDKVRNFIIAINSTIMMRVYRIISKLHDEIKHNQISLPQEQAKTLIDMFRETNDLFDEIIMSILFPSIKRISNGYTLINQLKQKYERLDIKDNLIRNYFEDLIFNLEEALNNSSCSIFLEDAPWIERNFNS